From one Bos indicus x Bos taurus breed Angus x Brahman F1 hybrid chromosome 7, Bos_hybrid_MaternalHap_v2.0, whole genome shotgun sequence genomic stretch:
- the LOC113896642 gene encoding olfactory receptor 7G1-like — MEPRNQTAVSEFLLMRLTENEKLKTILFNLFLSMYLVTVLGNLLIILAVIFDSHLHTPMYFFLSHLSFTDIGLSTTIIPKILVNMQAQSQRITYTGCLTQICFVLILVCWESFLLGAMAYDRYVAICHPLRYTVIVNPHLCVMLTLLSLFISIGNALLHTLMVLPLSFCKELEISLFFCEVVQVIKLACSDTLINNALLYFAISLLGGIPVFGIIFSYTKIISSILRQSSVGGKYKTFSTCGSHLSVVSLFYGTGFGVYICSAIPDSPRKTAVASLMYTMVTPTMNPFIYSLRNKDMKGALRKLFSRVPTIL, encoded by the coding sequence ATGGAACCCAGAAACCAAACAGCTGTTTCTGAATTTCTTCTCATGAGACTGACAGAGAATGAAAAACTGAAGACCATCTTATTCAACCTGTTCCTGTCCATGTACCTGGTCACTGTCCTGggaaacctgctcatcatcctggctGTCATCTTtgactcccacctccacacccccatgtacttctttctctCCCATCTGTCCTTTACAGACATTGGTTTAAGCACAACCATCATCCCAAAGATCCTGGTAAACATGCAAGCACAGAGTCAAAGAATCACTTACACGGGTTGCCTCACTCAGATCTGTTTTGTCTTGATTTTGGTTTGTTGGGAAAGTTTTCTCCTTGGAgcaatggcctatgaccgctatgtggctaTTTGTCACCCACTGAGGTACACAGTCATCGTGAACCCCCACCTCTGTGTTATGCTGACTCTACTCTCCTTGTTCATTAGCATTGGGAATGCCCTGCTCCACACTCTGATGGTGCTGCCACTATCCTTCTGCAAGGAACTGGAAATCTCCCTCTTCTTCTGTGAAGTTGTTCAGGTCATCAAGCTTGCCTGCTCTGATACTCTCATTAATAATGCTCTTCTTTATTTTGCAATTAGCCTATTAGGTGGCATTCCTGTTTTCGGAATCATTTTCTCTTACACTAAAATAATCTCCTCTATTTTGAGACAGTCATCAGTGGGTGGAAAGTATAAAACTTTTTCTACCTGTGGGTCTCACCTTTCAGTTGTGTCCTTATTCTATGGGACAGGTTTTGGAGTGTACATTTGTTCTGCAATTCCTGACTCTCCCAGGAAGACTGCAGTGGCTTCATTGATGTACACCATGGTCACTCCCACgatgaaccccttcatctacagcctgaggaacaaaGACATGAAGGGAGCTTTGAGGAAACTCTTCAGTAGAGTACCTACTATTCTATGA
- the LOC113896370 gene encoding olfactory receptor 7G1-like — protein MEQRNKTHASDFLLMEVTEDPKLRSFLFSLFLSMYLVTVLGNLLIILAVSSDSHLHTPMYFFLSNLSVNDICLTTTTIPKMLVNIQTQNQSITYTGCLTQICFVLVFASLESSLLAVMAYDRYVAICHPLRYSVIMSPRLCGLVILFTLFIIIMDALLHTLMLLQLTFCTDLEIPLFFCEVVQVIKLACSDTFINNILIYLATSIFGGIPVCGIIFSYIQIVSSVLRMPSASGKYRAFSTCGSHLSVVSLFYGTGLGVNISFALTNSSRNTAVLSMMYTVVPQMMNPFIYSLRNRDMKEALRKLIVKTPFL, from the coding sequence ATGGAACAGAGGAATAAAACACATGCTTCAGATTTTCTTCTCATGGAAGTGACAGAGGATCCAAAGCTGCGGTCCTTCCTTTTCAGCCTCTTCTTGTCCATGTATCTGGTCACAGTCCTGGGAAATCTGCTCATCATCCTAGCCGTCAGCTctgactcccacctccacacccccatgtacttctttctctCCAATCTGTCTGTTAACGACATCTGTTTAACCACTACCACAATCCCAAAGATGCTAGTGAACATCCAAACACAGAATCAGAGCATCACATATACAGGCTGCCTCACGCAGATCTGCTTTGTCCTGGTGTTTGCTAGTTTGGAAAGTTCTCTCCTTGCAGTAATGGCCTATGACCGGTATGTGGCCATTTGTCACCCACTGAGATATAGTGTTATCATGAGCCCCCGCCTCTGTGGGCTGGTGATCTTATTCAccctgtttattattattatggatgCCCTGCTCCACACTCTGATGCTGTTACAGCTGACCTTCTGCACAGACCTGGAAATCCCCCTCTTCTTCTGTGAAGTTGTTCAGGTCATCAAGCTTGCATGTTCTGATACCTTCATTAACAATATCCTGATATATTTGGCAACTAGCATATTTGGGGGTATTCCTGTGTGTGGAATCATTTTCTCTTATATTCAGATAGTGTCCTCTGTCTTGAGAATGCCATCAGCAAGTGGAAAGTATAGAGCGTTTTCCACCTGTGGGTCTcacctctcagttgtgtccttatTCTATGGGACAGGTTTGGGGGTGAACATTAGTTTTGCTCTTACTAACTCTTCCAGAAACACTGCCGTGCTTTCAATGATGTACACTGTTGTTCCTCAAATGATGAACCCCTTCATTTATAGCCTGAGGAACAGGGACATGAAAGAAGCCTTGAGGAAACTCATTGTTAAGACTCCTTTTCTGTGA
- the LOC113896369 gene encoding olfactory receptor 7G1-like, translating to MELRNKTGVSGFLLMEVTEDPKLQSLVFSLFLSMYLVTVLGNLLIILAINYDPHLHTPMYFFLSNLSFTDICLSTTTIPKMLMNIHTRNQSITYAGCLMQVCFVLVFASLDSCILSAMAYDRYVAICHPLRYTVVMNSRLCCLLILLSLFTSIVDALLHSLMLLQLSFCTDLEIPLFFCEVVQVIKLACSDTLINKILIYFASSILGGIPVCGIIFSYIQIVSSVLRIASVSGKYKAFSTCVSHLSIVSLFYGTAFGVYVSSAFSNSSRNTAVLSMMYTVVPQMMNPFIYSLRNRDVKGALRKLVSI from the coding sequence ATGGAGCTCAGAAACAAAACGGGTGTTTCAGGATTTCTTCTCATGGAAGTGACAGAGGATCCAAAGCTGCAGTCCCTTGTCTTCAGCCTGTTCCTGTCCATGTACCTGGTCACTGTGCTGggaaacctgctcatcatcctggccaTCAACTAtgacccccacctccacacccccatgtacttcttcctctccaatctATCCTTTACTGACATCTGTTTAAGTACAACCACAATCCCAAAGATGCTGATGAACATCCACACACGGAACCAAAGCATCACTTACGCAGGCTGCCTCATGCAGGTCTGCTTTGTCCTGGTGTTTGCAAGTTTGGATAGTTGTATTCTTTCAGCAATGGCCTACGATCGCTATGTGGCCATTTGTCATCCACTGAGGTACACTGTCGTCATGAACTCTCGTCTCTGTTGCTTGttgattcttctttctctgtttacTAGCATTGTGGATGCCCTACTCCACAGTCTGATGCTCTTGCAGCTGTCCTTCTGCACAGATCTTGAAATCCCCCTCTTCTTCTGTGAAGTTGTTCAGGTCATCAAGCTTGCATGCTCTGATACCCTCATCAACAAAATCCTGATATATTTTGCATCTAGCATATTAGGTGGTATTCCTGTATGTGGAATCATTTTCTCTTATATTCAGATAGTGTCCTCTGTGTTGAGAATAGCATCAGTAAGTGGAAAGTATAAAGCTTTTTCCACCTGTGTGTCTCACCTCTCAATTGTGTCCTTATTTTATGGGACAGCTTTTGGTGTGTACGTTAGCTCTGCTTTTAGTAATTCCTCCAGAAACACTGCGGTGCTTTCAATGATGTACACTGTGGTCCCTCAAATGATGAACCCCTTCATCTATAGCCTGAGAAACAGGGATGTGAAAGGTGCCTTGAGGAAACTTGTCAGTATCTAG